A genomic stretch from Erysipelothrix sp. HDW6C includes:
- a CDS encoding alpha/beta hydrolase, producing MYLKISEDVSLRYVVNKVSNAKGIVVINHGFAEHVGRYDHVTKRLNSAGYNVYRYDLRGHGRSLGPKGHIDSYESFISDCHAFVTFARNDTPEVPMYMLGHSMGGLVTAMYGIAHPDMLRGQVLSGPAITSLPKSKGLNGFLLKTVGVLMPSLKISNPVEDDVCSVPEVVAHYKADEDVLRKATAGFLKEFLIEGPAFVRAHIHQYMLPCFIAHGGDDTIVPVEVSEYFYDNIASQDKERKVYPGLYHEILNENEKDEILDDMILWMDARL from the coding sequence ATGTACCTTAAAATTAGTGAAGATGTAAGTTTGCGTTATGTTGTTAATAAAGTGAGCAATGCCAAAGGCATTGTTGTGATTAATCATGGATTTGCGGAACATGTTGGCCGTTATGATCATGTAACCAAACGTCTCAACAGTGCAGGTTATAATGTGTATCGATACGATTTAAGGGGTCATGGTCGCTCGTTAGGACCCAAAGGACATATTGACTCATACGAGTCGTTTATCAGTGACTGTCATGCCTTTGTGACGTTTGCACGCAATGATACGCCCGAAGTTCCCATGTATATGCTAGGGCACAGTATGGGAGGGCTGGTTACCGCAATGTATGGTATCGCTCATCCTGATATGCTCAGGGGACAAGTGCTGTCGGGTCCGGCCATTACATCGCTTCCAAAGTCAAAAGGATTGAATGGTTTCCTTCTTAAGACTGTCGGGGTATTGATGCCATCGTTGAAAATCAGTAATCCCGTTGAGGATGATGTCTGTTCAGTTCCTGAAGTCGTTGCTCATTATAAAGCAGACGAGGACGTATTACGCAAAGCGACCGCAGGATTCCTAAAAGAATTCCTGATTGAAGGACCTGCATTTGTACGAGCACACATTCATCAATACATGTTGCCGTGTTTCATTGCTCACGGTGGGGATGATACCATTGTGCCAGTTGAAGTGAGTGAGTATTTTTATGATAACATTGCTTCACAAGATAAAGAGCGCAAAGTATATCCGGGTTTGTATCATGAAATATTAAATGAGAATGAAAAAGATGAAATTCTCGATGATATGATTTTATGGATGGATGCACGCTTGTAG